A window of the Streptomyces sp. NBC_00454 genome harbors these coding sequences:
- a CDS encoding L-threonylcarbamoyladenylate synthase translates to MAKYFDVHPDNPQPRTIGSIADSIRSGGLVAYPTDSCYALGCKMGNREGVDRIRSIRQLDDRHHFTLVCENFAQLGQFVIIDNDVFRAIKASTPGSYTFILPATKEVPRQLQHPKKKTVGVRIPDHVVVQALLAELGEPLLSSTLLLPDETEPMTQGWEIKDRLDHVLDMVVDSGECGTLPTTVIDFSSGEAEIVRRGAGDTTRFE, encoded by the coding sequence ATGGCTAAGTACTTCGACGTGCACCCCGACAATCCCCAGCCCCGGACCATCGGCAGCATCGCCGACAGCATCCGCTCCGGCGGGCTCGTCGCCTATCCGACGGACTCCTGCTACGCGCTGGGCTGCAAGATGGGCAACCGTGAAGGCGTCGACCGGATCCGGTCCATCCGGCAGCTCGACGACCGCCACCACTTCACCCTGGTGTGCGAGAACTTCGCGCAGCTCGGCCAGTTCGTGATCATCGACAACGACGTCTTCCGCGCGATCAAGGCCTCCACCCCCGGCAGCTACACCTTCATCCTGCCGGCGACGAAGGAGGTGCCGCGCCAGCTCCAGCACCCGAAGAAGAAGACGGTCGGCGTCCGCATCCCCGACCACGTGGTGGTCCAGGCCCTGCTGGCCGAGCTCGGCGAGCCGCTGCTGTCCAGCACGCTGCTGCTGCCGGACGAGACCGAGCCGATGACTCAGGGCTGGGAGATCAAGGACCGGCTCGACCACGTCCTGGACATGGTGGTCGACTCGGGCGAGTGCGGGACGCTGCCCACCACCGTCATCGACTTCTCCAGCGGCGAGGCCGAGATCGTCCGCCGGGGCGCGGGGGACACCACCCGCTTCGAGTAG
- a CDS encoding alpha/beta hydrolase, producing the protein MTLTSNSLFFTTLFVTALMFGAVVWLWPRLARQGWRQLLGRIGLILVVQVLTLSAVGLAANRSFLIYGSWTELAGREKPAPISQDAGGTSAVKLIGRQKPDVPGGVNKFLGGELEKVMIQGERSKIATQAYVYLPPEYFQKGNEKRVFPAAVVLTGFPGTAENLLHGLRYPKTALSLSKQKKTQPMVLVLMRPTVAPPRNTQCVDIKDGPQTETFFGTDLPKALTGAYRIGASPRSLGIMGDSTGGYCALKVALEHPEAYSAGVGLSADYAPEIDGESGDLFHGNAAEEKRADLLWALDHLPQGKTNFLVTTSLQGESNYRPTQKFIAKVKDPARVSSITLDHGGHNFKTWNREIPPSLEWLSARLTTE; encoded by the coding sequence GTGACTCTGACAAGCAATTCGCTCTTCTTCACGACCCTCTTCGTCACGGCGTTGATGTTCGGGGCCGTCGTATGGCTGTGGCCGCGCCTGGCGCGGCAGGGATGGCGCCAGCTCCTGGGCCGGATCGGCCTGATCCTCGTCGTACAGGTGCTCACCCTGTCGGCCGTCGGCCTCGCGGCGAACAGGAGCTTCCTGATCTACGGCTCGTGGACGGAGCTGGCCGGACGGGAGAAGCCGGCCCCCATCAGCCAGGATGCCGGCGGGACCTCCGCCGTGAAGCTGATCGGCCGGCAGAAGCCGGACGTGCCCGGCGGCGTGAACAAGTTCTTGGGCGGTGAGCTCGAGAAGGTCATGATCCAGGGGGAGCGGTCCAAGATCGCCACCCAGGCCTACGTCTACCTGCCGCCCGAGTACTTCCAGAAGGGGAACGAGAAGCGGGTCTTCCCCGCCGCGGTGGTCCTCACCGGCTTCCCCGGCACCGCGGAGAACCTGCTCCACGGTCTGCGGTATCCGAAGACCGCGTTGAGCCTGTCGAAGCAGAAGAAGACGCAGCCGATGGTCCTGGTGCTGATGCGGCCCACCGTGGCCCCGCCGCGCAACACCCAGTGCGTCGACATCAAGGACGGGCCGCAGACCGAGACCTTCTTCGGGACGGACCTCCCCAAGGCCCTCACCGGCGCCTACCGGATCGGTGCCTCGCCCCGGAGCCTGGGCATCATGGGCGATTCCACCGGAGGCTACTGCGCGCTCAAGGTCGCGCTGGAGCACCCGGAGGCCTACTCGGCCGGCGTGGGCCTGTCCGCGGACTACGCGCCGGAGATCGACGGGGAGTCCGGTGACCTCTTCCACGGGAACGCCGCCGAGGAGAAGCGAGCCGACCTGCTGTGGGCCCTGGACCACCTGCCCCAGGGCAAGACGAACTTCCTCGTCACCACCTCGCTCCAGGGCGAGTCGAACTACCGGCCGACCCAGAAGTTCATCGCGAAGGTGAAGGACCCCGCCCGGGTCTCCTCGATCACCCTCGACCACGGCGGGCACAACTTCAAGACGTGGAACCGCGAGATCCCGCCCTCCCTGGAGTGGCTCAGCGCCCGCCTCACCACCGAGTAG